The sequence cgattagttcatgttaaattACCATCGTTTTACTGTCTATaattgtacaatccattcattgtaaataaactacaaatattaggatataataacgttatattccattgaagatactacatttttattaatccttttatatttattatttatatgactTATGCAGTCATCTCGTTCGCATGCAAAACttatgtagaaaatatcacaatattttaattacactaTCATCAAATTTCAATATGCGTAATTTTCtcacaaatattatatataacacattacaatttcttttattgtatCTGATCCCGTCATAACATTTCATTGAGTCTTTTTCAACTATCACAGCAAAGGCTATCCCCTCAACGATTGAAAAAATGATTCGTGTAAGAAAATACGACATTGATACATATTAAACTATAACTTTTTACTGGCGAAGGGCAGCCACTCCATACGTGtaatttcaatcaattttcCATTGGGTTATAAGAATTTCAGACGGCACATCGCAATCCCTTCATGTACAGTGATCGTCTCAATAACAGCAATTTATTTCTAAGTTCGCCtggatttattattttatgcacGCAAGCGCGGGGAAGGCTTTGGAACGAACACTGTTTAACCTTGCGTCATGCCTAGTCATGTGCGGGACATTCATCCGACTAAAAAATGTCACGGTTAGGGAACACAGAGGAAAACCTCAAACACTTTGTAAAGTTCATCTATCCACCAATGAAGTTGATCGGCGCCTGGCCAAAATCCACCACCACTTCTACGTTTTCAAAGGCTATAAAATGGGGTTTAATTGTCTCCGCTTACTTCCTACAACTGTTGGTCTTTGTACCAGGTGTACTGTATCTATTTctgaaagagaagaatggCAAAAGGCGGATTCATATTATGATACCACACATAAATGGCTTTAGCCAACTGTGCAAGTATACCATCCTATTGCGACGAACAAGCGAGTTTAGCAAAATATTGGATCAATTGAGCGACGATTGGATAGACGCCACAGAAGATAATCGTCATATTTTCCGTATGAGAGCGAATATTGGACATAGGATGGTGTTGACAGTAGCAATTACTATGTACACCACAGGTCtcttttatcgtataattcTACCACTCTCGAAGGGTAGAATCGTCTTACCGAATAACACGACTATGAGGATGCTACCGTGTCCGGTTTACTTCGTCTTCTTCAATGAACAGTCTACTCCTTATTACGAGATAATTTTTGTTCTGCAAATTATGGGTGGATTTCTTAATTATACGATTCTGTGTAGTACCATGGGTGTGTGCTTGATGCTCTGCTTGCACTTAAGCAGTTTGTTGAGGATTCTGATGAACAAAATGATCGAGCTTACGAGTCAGTTAGATACAAGCGAGACAGCTGTGCAGGAGAAGATATCGGATATTGTTGCCTATCAAACGAAAGTCAAAGGGTGAGTAATACGTGCTTTTGGTAGTGTTAATATTGAGTTTTATCGAGATAAAAACAGTGTTAGATATACGTATTCAATTATACGGTTACATTTTAActctaattaaataatgttcaATGTAAGAATTAGTATAACCTTGGTTTTAAATTAGttagtttaaaattatatttaatgatattcgATAGAACTCCATATATCTGAACTCTATTCattaaaagcaaattttaattaatgtccGATCACTTAGAATGCCTCGGATCAAATCCTTTTATCTGAAAAGAAATACTACAAtgtgaatgaaatataataagtagGAAAGAACGTTGGCCAACTCTTATGAAGAGTATACCTCTTCCAATGTGTAAATCCATACCTCTTCCATTGTATAAATTACAGGTATGAGTTCGAATAAATGGAGTTCCACTGTAGAAAATAACGAACATTAAACGTATGGTGATCGAAATTTGATTTCAGATTTGCGAATAGCGTGGAAGAGATCACACCGTACCTTTActttttcgagatatttaatTACGCTATAGAAGCGTGCATAGTGGGATACTGTATTATCGTGGTATGAATGAATGATCCTAAAATCTTCGTTGAGAACAAtgattatttctataaatctttATTGTCGTATGTCAGGAATGGGAAGAAAGCAATGCTGCCTCTATAATCGTGTACCTTATGTTTCAaggaatttgcatattttgcaACTACGCGATGTGCTACATTGGTCAACTTCTTATCAACGAAGTATGTAATCGATTATGTTTTTGAAACAAATACAACATCCCTGTGgtgtttattgaaaatttgatttttaatagaGCGAAAATGTCAGGCTGATGTCTATTACGTTGAACTGGTATCGATTTCCTATGAAGAAAGCACGCAGTTTGatattaatcattattatGTCGAATTATCCAATAAAACTCACAGCAGGAAAGATTGTAGACATATCATTAGCCACTTTCACTGATGTACGTATcaagaattgaaatttctgcattacatttattatatatggcggcaataacatttttcagaTCATAAAGGCGTCGGTGGGATACTTGAACGTGTTACGGAAAGTCACATAAACTCTGATAGTTTTTGGAAACTACAATTGAAATAGACAATTTTGAAGTTACTACTTACTTTTGAAGTTATTTACAATCTTAGATACTCGCAGTTATGTGTACTAGTTGTACCTCTCACGTGCTGGACACTTTTGTATTACATTTCCCCAGCTACTACGATAATCATTCCATCCACTGTAGATTTCCCAATCAGTAAAAAGGTTCTAtagacaattataaaatatcgtaactATATTGACATGAAATTTCGTAACATTTCATttgtctataaatatttttcttttaatatcttagCATATTATTCACAacatttaattagaattttcggAAGTCATTGTAGACAAAGATTACTTCTCCAGCAACCGAAGCTCTAATAATAAAGCTTTTTGTCCAATGAGGAAACCTATACAATGCAAGCAAAACTCATAACTAATAATCCCGAGCAATATCTTATGTTTTTGAGGCCACGGTTAAGTATAATGTATGATAAGTGAATTTTAGAAATGGTTGCAGACCCTTGAAAACTAAGTCCGGTAGACAATTTTGATGTTATTACCACGGTGTTTTTCTCCTTAGAAGGAGTGAACTGAACTGTGGATATGTGTACAATTTGTTCTCATTCTGCACCGAATGAGACAATAATCGCTATTCTCCTTCGCTACtaattttgcaaaaaactTCGCTAGGAAGTTGTAGCGAATATGATGATCGAACTATCGGATCAGCCTGACACGAGCGAGTATGCTGTGCACAAAATGATCAAAGATATTGTTGAATATCGAACGAAGGTTAAAGAGTGAGTCGGAATAATTTATGTTCGCCGATATACAAAACAGATATGTAAGATATTAGAGTGCATGGTGtgtgcaaattaattttagattttctgACAAGGTCGAACATATTATGTCGTATGTAAGTTGTTTGGAGATTTTCAATGGTACGTGCATTACCCGTATGCTAGGATACTGTATTATCATGGTAAACGATTCAAATAGATTAATTCTATGAAGCTCTGTCGAAAagcaaaataatgtaattatttacataacgtGTTGTTATATATTTAGGAATGGGAAAACAGCGATACCGTTG comes from Bombus pyrosoma isolate SC7728 linkage group LG2, ASM1482585v1, whole genome shotgun sequence and encodes:
- the LOC122572327 gene encoding odorant receptor 4-like — encoded protein: MSRLGNTEENLKHFVKFIYPPMKLIGAWPKSTTTSTFSKAIKWGLIVSAYFLQLLVFVPGVLYLFLKEKNGKRRIHIMIPHINGFSQLCKYTILLRRTSEFSKILDQLSDDWIDATEDNRHIFRMRANIGHRMVLTVAITMYTTGLFYRIILPLSKGRIVLPNNTTMRMLPCPVYFVFFNEQSTPYYEIIFVLQIMGGFLNYTILCSTMGVCLMLCLHLSSLLRILMNKMIELTSQLDTSETAVQEKISDIVAYQTKVKGFANSVEEITPYLYFFEIFNYAIEACIVGYCIIVEWEESNAASIIVYLMFQGICIFCNYAMCYIGQLLINESENVRLMSITLNWYRFPMKKARSLILIIIMSNYPIKLTAGKIVDISLATFTDIIKASVGYLNVLRKVT